A window of the Hypomesus transpacificus isolate Combined female chromosome 22, fHypTra1, whole genome shotgun sequence genome harbors these coding sequences:
- the arrdc1b gene encoding arrestin domain-containing protein 1b isoform X1 → MGKLQEFDITFTNSKVVYSPGESISGTVKIRTGTSLQYKAIKVNCLGSCGVSNKMNEATWALEEQYFSSMLSVADKGTLAAGEHTFPFQFLIPALAPTSFEGPFGKIMYRVRAAIDTPRFSKDYKAQRAFYLLNMLNLNLVPDIELPSYAVTTKKFSYLLVKTGTLMLKAHSDHRGYTPGQVIRLAAEIHNKSGKDTGCVLASLIQKVTYKTKRVVFDLRTIAEVEGAGVKAGKHAEWREQIIVPPLPQSALDGCSLIDVDYFIQVSLKSPEVIVTLPIYIGNMAVNLSPSRPKPPTPAAPSPGVVTPSAPPAEEDVGEELGAGGLASEEIPTKSHSQQDPSGQPASLSSSAVSYAPGAAFSPPGQRGGNGADSSTRLFCVSTGATIPFFTDDNAAPVPTTCPLILPPEYSTWDYPHEPPPTYEESCSSENSSFNSRQ, encoded by the exons ATGGGCAAGCTTCAGGAATTCGATATTACTTTCACCAACAGTAAGGTGGTTTATAGTCCTGGCGAATCCATTAGCGGAACTGTGAAAATCAGGACTGGTACCTCGCTGCAATATAAAG ccATCAAGGTCAACTGCCTGGGGTCATGTGGGGTCTCCAACAAGATGAACGAGGCCACCTGGGCCCTGGAGGAGCAGTACTTCAGCAGCATGCTGTCTGTGGCTGACAAAG GCACACTGGCAGCTGGTGAACATACCTTCCCCTTCCAGTTCCTGATCCCAG CCTTAGCCCCGACCTCGTTTGAAGGGCCGTTCGGTAAGATAATGTACCGTGTGAGAGCAGCAATCGACACGCCCCGCTTCTCAAAGGACTACAAGGCCCAGCGAGCCTTTTACCTGCTCAACATGCTCAACCTCAACCTAGTACCTGACATTGAG CTACCCAGCTATGCTGTGACCACTAAGAAGTTCAGCTACCTGCTGGTGAAGACAGGCACGCTGATGCTGAAGGCCCACAGTGACCACAGAGGCTACACTCCAGGCCAGGTCATCAGGCTTGCCGCAGAGATCCACAACAAGTCAGGCAAGGACACGGGCTGCGTGCTGGCCAGCCTCATACAG AAAGTGACCTACAAGACCAAGCGGGTGGTGTTCGACCTGCGGACCATCGCTGAGGTGGAGGGGGCCGGGGTGAAGGCGGGAAAACACGCCGAATGGAGGGAGCAGATCATCGTTCCGCCCCTCCCCCAGTCAGCCCTGGATGGGTGCAGCCTGATAGATGTAGACTACTTCatccag GTATCACTGAAGTCACCCGAAGTCATCGTCACCCTCCCCATCTACATCGGAAACATGGCTGTGAACTTGTCTCCATCGAGACCCAAGCCCCCGACCCCCGCGGCCCCCAGCCCGGGCGTGGTGACCCCCAGCGCCCCCCCAGCCGAGGAGGACgtgggggaggagctgggagccGGTGGGCTGGCCAGCGAGGAGATCCCCACTAAGAGCCACTCCCAGCAGGATCCGTCTGGCCAGCCggcctccctgtcctccagcgCTGTCAGCTACGCGCCGGGCGCCGCCTTCTCCCCCCCGGGTCAGAGGGGTGGCAATGGTGCCGACTCCTCAACCCGTCTGTTCTGTGTGTCCACTGGGGCCACCATACCGTTCTTCACAGACGACAATGCCGCCCCCGTGCCCACCACCTGCCCTCTCATCCTGCCTCCCGAGTACAGCACCTGGGACTACCCACATG AACCCCCTCCCACCTACGAGGAGAGCTGTAGCAGTGAGAACTCCAGCTTCAACAGCCGGCAGTAG
- the arrdc1b gene encoding arrestin domain-containing protein 1b isoform X2: MNEATWALEEQYFSSMLSVADKGTLAAGEHTFPFQFLIPALAPTSFEGPFGKIMYRVRAAIDTPRFSKDYKAQRAFYLLNMLNLNLVPDIELPSYAVTTKKFSYLLVKTGTLMLKAHSDHRGYTPGQVIRLAAEIHNKSGKDTGCVLASLIQKVTYKTKRVVFDLRTIAEVEGAGVKAGKHAEWREQIIVPPLPQSALDGCSLIDVDYFIQVSLKSPEVIVTLPIYIGNMAVNLSPSRPKPPTPAAPSPGVVTPSAPPAEEDVGEELGAGGLASEEIPTKSHSQQDPSGQPASLSSSAVSYAPGAAFSPPGQRGGNGADSSTRLFCVSTGATIPFFTDDNAAPVPTTCPLILPPEYSTWDYPHEPPPTYEESCSSENSSFNSRQ, translated from the exons ATGAACGAGGCCACCTGGGCCCTGGAGGAGCAGTACTTCAGCAGCATGCTGTCTGTGGCTGACAAAG GCACACTGGCAGCTGGTGAACATACCTTCCCCTTCCAGTTCCTGATCCCAG CCTTAGCCCCGACCTCGTTTGAAGGGCCGTTCGGTAAGATAATGTACCGTGTGAGAGCAGCAATCGACACGCCCCGCTTCTCAAAGGACTACAAGGCCCAGCGAGCCTTTTACCTGCTCAACATGCTCAACCTCAACCTAGTACCTGACATTGAG CTACCCAGCTATGCTGTGACCACTAAGAAGTTCAGCTACCTGCTGGTGAAGACAGGCACGCTGATGCTGAAGGCCCACAGTGACCACAGAGGCTACACTCCAGGCCAGGTCATCAGGCTTGCCGCAGAGATCCACAACAAGTCAGGCAAGGACACGGGCTGCGTGCTGGCCAGCCTCATACAG AAAGTGACCTACAAGACCAAGCGGGTGGTGTTCGACCTGCGGACCATCGCTGAGGTGGAGGGGGCCGGGGTGAAGGCGGGAAAACACGCCGAATGGAGGGAGCAGATCATCGTTCCGCCCCTCCCCCAGTCAGCCCTGGATGGGTGCAGCCTGATAGATGTAGACTACTTCatccag GTATCACTGAAGTCACCCGAAGTCATCGTCACCCTCCCCATCTACATCGGAAACATGGCTGTGAACTTGTCTCCATCGAGACCCAAGCCCCCGACCCCCGCGGCCCCCAGCCCGGGCGTGGTGACCCCCAGCGCCCCCCCAGCCGAGGAGGACgtgggggaggagctgggagccGGTGGGCTGGCCAGCGAGGAGATCCCCACTAAGAGCCACTCCCAGCAGGATCCGTCTGGCCAGCCggcctccctgtcctccagcgCTGTCAGCTACGCGCCGGGCGCCGCCTTCTCCCCCCCGGGTCAGAGGGGTGGCAATGGTGCCGACTCCTCAACCCGTCTGTTCTGTGTGTCCACTGGGGCCACCATACCGTTCTTCACAGACGACAATGCCGCCCCCGTGCCCACCACCTGCCCTCTCATCCTGCCTCCCGAGTACAGCACCTGGGACTACCCACATG AACCCCCTCCCACCTACGAGGAGAGCTGTAGCAGTGAGAACTCCAGCTTCAACAGCCGGCAGTAG